The genomic interval ACTGGTAAATATCTGACTACCCCGGTACTTGCCACTTGTACAGGTATTTACAATACaatgaaaaatgtaaattaacTGGATGTTACTGCCATCGGAAATACCGACTGAACAAAGGTTGCCTCGTCAGCGTTGGACGTCTGACCTCGCTTATAATCGAGTGTTTGAGgtctgaaaaagtaaaaaaaaaagcctTGTAGAAGTACATGTAAAACACTAAAGCGCCATTAAAATTATAACGATATACATTTATAGTTATGTCATTGAAACCATTGCATGTTTAAGTAACAAgttgttatataaaataacatgtttataaGTACATGAATGTGGGCCAATTAATAGCGATAACGTATTTAATCGTTTTACTGAAGCAtttacaatatttgtttacatgcaATACTTTTCCAATTGTCGCCAAATAATTATCGTTGTGTTTGGAAAAATCTATAACGCGAACTAATATAAGTGTGTCACTGTTTAACTTTGTATGCCATGACCATTGCAACAAGGCTTACCACATGGTGAATCGACACTCGTCACCCCGCTCCAAGATCTCGTCATCTGCGGTACGGAACGAGACCATGCTCTCAGCGTGTCGTAGTTTGTTGGTGGATGTGTCGTCAGAGTCTTCGCTATCAGCGTCCTTAGAAAGGAGAAACTGGCTGCTGTCCTTTGCGTCTAGAGCTCCTCGCCCCGGGGGAAGGTCCGGTACAGCGTCGTATGAAGGATTTCTCATCAATCGAACTTTTGCAGGGATTTCACTTTTAATATCGTCGCCTTCGTCCTCAGGGGACAAGTTATTGGCCTTGAAACATGCCAGTTCCTTAGCGCTATGACGAATGTTCGATGTGTAAATCACATCATTGAAAGCGGCGAAGTCGATTTCCCAGCGTGCATTGCCCGAGTCAAATTCTTCAATTCTGTCAAAGCGGTGGCCCCAGAGGAACTCACGAGGTGTGTACGAGGTACGGACCTGACACAATTCCCCCGTCGTCTCAATAGTTCCCTCGATGAAGACAACCAGTTCGTACTTCTCATTAGTCAGATCGGCCGGCTTGATGTCCCAGAACGGCGAGTCAGGTGTGATCTTGTGCGTCAACACCAGTGGCCACATCAGAACGACCGTGTCGCCCATTGCGTCCGCTGTGAAGTCAATCTTGTTCATAAAGAGTGGGTACAAAACCCCTTCGCTAGTCACGTGTCGTCGAAGAAGAACGCCGTGAACTTGCGCGGCTAGAAGATGGCTTTTCCGGATATCTCCGACTCGGATTTGAAGGCACAACTCGCCCTCGTGGTGCGAGACGCAGACGTTTTTGCTGAACATCATCGTATTTTGGCGCCGTTTCGGCTGGGCGAATTTCACAAAGATAAATCCGAGCAGAAGATTGTCGATCAGGATACCGATAGTGATCTGTACGAACAGCAAGAATAAAGTCCCATCACAGTCCGTGTTTG from Dreissena polymorpha isolate Duluth1 chromosome 1, UMN_Dpol_1.0, whole genome shotgun sequence carries:
- the LOC127836566 gene encoding G protein-activated inward rectifier potassium channel 2-like, translated to MPSTKEIPEVGTIYLYEDHQVPKSKWSKIPLIGFFRRKLRLDERELETKRKGVITKNGKYRVRYTGLNGYRQQYLQDLYVTLIDLKWRYALAIFFNIYLVCYVFFGVCWWIIGYNHGDFDNVHDPTWRTCVSGVTNFPKALLFSIETQSTIGWGVGYPNTDCDGTLFLLFVQITIGILIDNLLLGFIFVKFAQPKRRQNTMMFSKNVCVSHHEGELCLQIRVGDIRKSHLLAAQVHGVLLRRHVTSEGVLYPLFMNKIDFTADAMGDTVVLMWPLVLTHKITPDSPFWDIKPADLTNEKYELVVFIEGTIETTGELCQVRTSYTPREFLWGHRFDRIEEFDSGNARWEIDFAAFNDVIYTSNIRHSAKELACFKANNLSPEDEGDDIKSEIPAKVRLMRNPSYDAVPDLPPGRGALDAKDSSQFLLSKDADSEDSDDTSTNKLRHAESMVSFRTADDEILERGDECRFTM